Proteins co-encoded in one Lasioglossum baleicum chromosome 14, iyLasBale1, whole genome shotgun sequence genomic window:
- the Impe3 gene encoding ecdysone-inducible gene E3, producing MNAVRGFFVVLLAHQAMGGAVRSPPAFSKPVYSNAYLPAAMQVIFHAVDQLKQVQSDDRREAISGTTPISLPESSEEVSSTTVGATTGQAGADKEEDKTSEAVEETTNGVENTTKVLEASFSDQKPEASAGYQELPPPNVILSHLGLPEVILNHPALPEASLSDEQPLETSSSHQEPTEASSSPQEPPESILEPSEVNEETPEANYATPETNYEAPELEHSVQETNEELPEADHELDSSSIVPEASTGSIDDSSSSGSIGAEQKKKEPTIDSVVQEVYGLVRPTASGLADEIIAESKSAMGVSVEKMETLEDEEDENRFTRLGERVTQVPRPSLTSYLRRAKVPPSATLQQLANLYDSLSKDARKQGFGKYTGYSDEVLNTLETSAEGGVAPQLRKILDKILDGKELTREDAKTRTRQAVNDLDDPSSLLSRDLRPLLPLRYSP from the exons ATGAACGCTGTTCGTGGCTTCTTCGTGGTCCTCCTGGCCCATCAG GCTATGGGCGGCGCAGTCAGGAGTCCGCCAGCTTTTTCGAAGCCCGTGTACTCGAATGCCTACCTGCCCGCGGCCATGCAG GTGATATTTCACGCGGTGGATCAACTGAAGCAGGTTCAATCGGACGACAGGCGAGAAGCGATCAGCGGCACCACGCCGATCAGCCTTCCCGAATCGAGCGAGGAGGTGTCTTCAACTACTGTGGGGGCAACGACTGGACAGGCTGGCGCGGATAAGGAGGAAGATAAAACCTCGGAGGCTGTGGAGGAAACGACGAATGGCGTGGAAAATACAACCAAGGTACTGGAAGCTAGCTTCAGCGATCAGAAACCAGAAGCTAGCGCAGGCTACCAAGAGCTGCCACCACCAAATGTTATCCTGAGCCATCTGGGGCTCCCAGAGGTCATCTTAAATCATCCGGCGCTTCCAGAAGCTAGCCTAAGCGACGAGCAGCCGTTGGAGACCAGCTCGAGCCATCAGGAGCCTACGGAAGCAAGTTCAAGCCCTCAAGAGCCCCCGGAGTCAATCTTAGAGCCATCAGAAGTGAACGAAGAAACACCAGAAGCGAACTACGCCACGCCAGAGACTAATTACGAGGCGCCGGAACTGGAGCACTCTGTGCAGGAGACGAACGAGGAGCTTCCCGAGGCAGATCACGAGCTCGACTCCTCCTCGATCGTTCCGGAAGCTAGCACAGGATCGATAGACGACTCCTCGAGTTCGGGATCTATCGGGGCCGAGCAGAAGAAGAAAGAGCCGACGATCGACAGCGTGGTGCAGGAAGTGTACGGGCTCGTGAGGCCCACGGCTTCGGGACTTGCGGATGAGATTATTGCGGAGTCGAAGAGCGCTATGGGTGTCTCCGTGGAGAAGATGGAGACCCTGGAAGACGAGGAGGACGAGAACAG ATTCACGCGGCTAGGTGAGAGGgtgacacaagtgccgaggccGAGCCTAACCAGCTACTTAAGACGCGCGAAAGTGCCGCCGAGCGCGACTCTTCAGCAACTGGCGAATCTCTACGACTCCCTGAGCAAGGACGCCAGGAAACAAGGGTTCGGCAAGTACACTGGCTACTCGGACGAGGTGTTGAACACCCTGGAGACGTCCGCGGAGGGCGGCGTCGCGCCGCAACTGAGGAAGATCTTGGACAAAATCTTGGACGGGAAAGAGCTCACGAGAGAGGACGCGAAAACTAGGACCAGGCAGGCTGTCAATGACCTGGACGATCCTTCCAGCCTTCTCAGCAGGGATCTGAGGCCTCTGTTACCTTTAAGATACTCGCCCTGA
- the LOC143215905 gene encoding uncharacterized protein LOC143215905 produces the protein MIVEFGNSVGICETCGHPYTIKSTPGSGIYRALRSRAAETPWSFWRRVPSSQQRTTVSKRIVAMPSMLIFLLVLTAVGTSSKPVDQSDDVIDEGIHSSEENGDQDTSALPAIVATVTENATGSSTLKPNLLSWFLTPLSQNLQFSPQSFIRDRIVQLKETLGNLSGAQGERGPDRGKQLGPGNGLLQVSGVNDGGFYTNRLEPAGFFGGNGWLANKGGILGGPGAILSTGSVLTDYPSPYRRK, from the exons ATGATCGTTGAATTTGGTAATTCCGTCGGTATCTGCGAGACATGTGGGCACCCCTATACGATAAAGAGCACGCCAGGAAGCGGTATATATCGAGCGCTGCGTTCACGTGCCGCGGAAACTCCGTGGAGCTTTTGGAGACGCGTTCCCTCGAGCCAGCAACGAACAACTGTTTCCAAGAGGATCGTCGCGATGCCGTCCATGTTGATTTTCTTGCTCGTCCTGACG GCTGTCGGGACATCCTCGAAACCTGTGGATCAGTCCGACGACGTAATCGACGAAGGAATCCACTCGAGCGAGGAAAATGGCGATCAGGATACTTCGGCCCTCCCTGCCATCGTCGCGACCGTCACCGAGAAT GCCACCGGATCGAGCACATTGAAGCCGAACCTGCTCTCCTGGTTTCTGACCCCACTGTCGCAGAATTTGCAGTTTTCGCCACAGTCGTTCATTCGGGACCGTATTGTGCAGTTGAAGGAGACTCTGGGGAATCTTAGCGGGGCCCAAGGGGAACGCGGGCCTGATCGTGGCAAGCAGCTCGGGCCCGGGAACGGCTTGCTGCAGGTGTCAGGCGTGAATGATGGTGGGTTTTACACGAACCGACTGGAGCCAGCTGGGTTTTTCGGCGGAAATGGCTGGCTGGCGAACAAGGGGGGCATTTTAGGAGGTCCGGGGGCCATTTTGTCAACTGGTAGCGTCCTCACGGACTATCCCTCGCCGTACAGAAGGAAGTAA